From Desulfonatronum thiosulfatophilum, a single genomic window includes:
- a CDS encoding DUF3486 family protein translates to MEHKKRQQSSIDRLPEDIREQLQELLRDPRVTQLDATARINAILEEQGQEPLSKSAVNRYAVKMEAVGAKLRQSREVARMWIGRLGAEPQGEVGKLLNEMVRTLAFEAVVEMSEGSEAVEPRMIRDLAVAIEKLEKAASENVKREEEIRKKALEEAGDRVAKLAKKGGLSEETVREIRERIMGVAS, encoded by the coding sequence ATGGAACATAAAAAGCGACAACAATCCTCCATCGATCGCCTGCCCGAGGATATCCGGGAGCAGCTGCAGGAACTACTGCGTGATCCTCGCGTGACCCAGCTGGACGCCACGGCGCGTATCAACGCCATCCTGGAGGAACAGGGCCAGGAGCCGCTGAGCAAGAGCGCCGTCAACCGGTATGCGGTCAAGATGGAAGCCGTCGGCGCGAAGCTGCGGCAAAGCCGCGAAGTCGCGCGGATGTGGATCGGGCGGCTGGGCGCGGAGCCCCAGGGCGAGGTTGGCAAGCTGCTGAATGAGATGGTCCGGACGTTGGCGTTCGAAGCCGTGGTGGAGATGTCCGAGGGGAGCGAGGCCGTGGAGCCGCGCATGATCCGGGATTTGGCCGTGGCGATTGAGAAGCTGGAGAAAGCGGCCAGCGAAAACGTGAAGCGTGAAGAGGAGATCCGGAAAAAGGCGTTGGAAGAAGCTGGGGACCGGGTGGCGAAGCTCGCCAAGAAAGGCGGACTATCCGAGGAGACCGTCCGTGAGATCCGGGAGCGGATCATGGGAGTTGCATCCTGA
- a CDS encoding terminase large subunit domain-containing protein, which translates to MGNARIKPANPKALLLAYQAKWVADTARLKLMEKSRQIGISWGTAYAGTERTAQAGARFDQWVSSRDDLQARLFIEDCKMWAQVLGLAAEDLGEKVIDEDKKISAYVLSFASGKRIHSMSSNPDAQAGKRGGRILDEFALHPDPRKLWSIAYPGITWGGNMELISTHRGSNNFFNGLIREVREGGNPKKISLHRVTLQDALDQGFLHRLQQSISPEDPIQEMDEAEYYDFVRSGCADEESFQQEYMCHPADDDVAFLEYDLIAACEYPADAKWQQPQGGRLYAGIDIGRKKDLTVLWVVELLGDVLYTRHVECLRNMPKGEQEKALWPWIERCDRTAIDATGLGIGWADDAQAKFGEYRVEAVTFTSRSKEALAYPLRGKMEDRQLRIPYDREIRADLRSVTKQTTAAGNIRFTAERTPDGHADRFWALALAVSAASCEVYEWDPVSTGERMSRQITRGYGL; encoded by the coding sequence ATGGGCAATGCCAGGATCAAGCCCGCGAACCCGAAGGCCCTGCTGTTGGCGTATCAGGCCAAGTGGGTTGCGGATACTGCCCGCCTGAAGCTCATGGAGAAAAGCCGACAGATCGGCATTTCCTGGGGCACGGCCTACGCCGGGACCGAACGCACGGCCCAGGCCGGGGCGCGGTTTGATCAGTGGGTATCCAGCCGGGACGATTTGCAGGCCCGGCTTTTCATTGAAGATTGCAAGATGTGGGCGCAGGTCCTGGGGCTGGCCGCCGAGGACCTGGGCGAGAAGGTTATCGACGAAGACAAGAAGATTTCAGCCTATGTCCTCAGTTTCGCAAGCGGAAAGCGCATTCATTCGATGAGTAGCAACCCGGACGCCCAGGCGGGCAAGCGAGGTGGCCGCATATTGGACGAATTCGCTTTGCATCCGGATCCTCGAAAACTCTGGTCCATCGCCTACCCGGGCATCACCTGGGGCGGAAACATGGAGCTGATCTCGACTCACAGGGGCAGCAACAACTTTTTCAACGGTCTGATCCGAGAGGTCCGCGAAGGCGGGAACCCCAAGAAGATCAGCCTGCACCGGGTTACGCTGCAAGACGCCCTGGACCAGGGCTTTCTGCACCGGCTGCAACAGTCCATCTCTCCGGAAGATCCGATTCAGGAGATGGATGAGGCCGAGTACTATGATTTCGTGCGCTCCGGCTGCGCGGATGAAGAGTCGTTCCAGCAGGAATACATGTGTCATCCCGCGGATGATGACGTGGCGTTCCTGGAGTACGACCTCATTGCGGCCTGTGAATACCCGGCGGACGCCAAATGGCAACAGCCCCAGGGCGGCAGGCTTTATGCCGGGATCGACATTGGGCGCAAGAAAGACCTGACGGTGCTCTGGGTGGTCGAGCTGCTGGGAGACGTGCTCTACACCAGGCACGTGGAGTGTCTGAGAAACATGCCCAAAGGCGAACAGGAAAAGGCCCTCTGGCCGTGGATCGAGCGTTGCGACCGGACCGCCATTGACGCCACGGGCCTGGGGATCGGCTGGGCCGATGACGCCCAGGCCAAGTTCGGCGAATACCGGGTCGAGGCCGTGACGTTCACCTCGCGTTCCAAGGAGGCCCTGGCCTATCCGCTGCGGGGCAAGATGGAAGATCGGCAACTGCGAATCCCCTACGACAGGGAAATACGCGCCGACCTGCGTAGCGTGACCAAGCAGACCACCGCGGCCGGGAACATCCGATTCACGGCGGAGCGCACCCCGGACGGGCACGCGGACCGGTTCTGGGCGTTGGCTCTGGCCGTGAGCGCAGCCAGTTGCGAGGTTTACGAATGGGACCCCGTTTCCACGGGCGAACGCATGTCCAGGCAAATTACCAGGGGTTACGGATTATGA
- a CDS encoding phage portal protein family protein has protein sequence MIWDWIKDFASPGAARREELLAEVATRESTGSMDLAGWLGAFPDPDPVLRKRGDDTGVLADLLGDEQVTMAVQQRKLGTLLKNDYVIRAGSAGAGAEPTDGAERLRKMFLEDLERIDLYNLTSEILDAPYFGYTVAELYWESRGGVLRLKDVVCKPRDWFGFAGRSKVVFRSMEGDREIPEFKFLLARHFPTYENPYGLRLLSRCLWPVAFKRGGVQFWMDFCERYGMPWTLATAPAGMERTQRREMAQDLASMVRDAVAVLPSGADVKLEQAQGKGEVHQAMVRHWDNAISKVLIGQTLTSDLSGVGARAASETHYSVLQDYRAADQRMVSTFFTDLGWIYGEINAPGEYTPVWEYVDPDDLDAEADRAGRLHTAGVRFRKTYFERRFGLSEDEFEMQEAGAVSGLDFAANFSSGVQKRSRQDEVDRLAEAGARKVQPGLDGLAQQLLAIVEQAESPEELELLLMKEFSDFSDDEMTEALRQALVAADLYGRWAAR, from the coding sequence ATGATTTGGGACTGGATCAAAGATTTTGCGAGTCCGGGCGCGGCTCGACGCGAGGAGTTGTTGGCCGAGGTCGCCACCAGGGAGTCAACGGGATCGATGGACCTAGCCGGATGGCTGGGAGCGTTTCCGGACCCTGATCCGGTGTTGCGCAAGCGCGGCGACGACACAGGAGTGTTGGCGGACCTGCTGGGCGATGAGCAAGTGACGATGGCCGTGCAGCAGCGCAAGCTCGGAACGCTTCTGAAGAACGATTACGTGATCCGGGCCGGGAGCGCCGGTGCAGGCGCCGAGCCAACGGACGGGGCCGAGCGACTGCGGAAAATGTTTTTGGAGGACCTGGAGCGGATCGATCTCTACAACCTGACGTCGGAGATCCTGGACGCCCCGTATTTCGGCTACACGGTGGCCGAGCTGTACTGGGAGTCCCGAGGCGGCGTCCTGCGGCTCAAGGACGTAGTTTGCAAGCCCCGGGATTGGTTCGGCTTCGCGGGCCGCAGTAAGGTCGTTTTTCGGTCAATGGAAGGTGATCGGGAGATCCCGGAATTCAAGTTTCTCCTGGCTCGCCACTTCCCGACCTACGAAAACCCCTACGGTCTGCGGCTGCTCTCCAGGTGTTTATGGCCCGTGGCGTTCAAGCGCGGGGGCGTGCAATTCTGGATGGACTTCTGCGAGCGCTACGGCATGCCCTGGACCCTGGCCACGGCTCCGGCGGGCATGGAGCGGACCCAGCGCCGGGAGATGGCCCAGGATTTGGCCTCAATGGTCCGTGATGCCGTGGCCGTATTGCCCAGCGGCGCTGATGTGAAGCTGGAGCAGGCCCAGGGCAAGGGTGAAGTTCACCAGGCGATGGTCCGGCACTGGGATAACGCGATCAGCAAGGTTCTGATCGGCCAGACCCTGACCAGCGATCTCTCCGGCGTCGGCGCGCGGGCGGCTTCCGAAACTCACTATTCAGTCTTGCAGGACTACCGGGCCGCTGATCAGCGCATGGTGTCGACGTTTTTCACGGACCTGGGATGGATCTACGGCGAGATCAACGCCCCCGGCGAATATACCCCGGTGTGGGAGTACGTAGACCCCGACGACCTGGACGCCGAAGCGGACCGGGCCGGTAGGCTGCATACGGCCGGGGTCCGATTCCGAAAGACGTATTTCGAGCGGCGCTTCGGGCTGTCCGAGGATGAATTCGAGATGCAGGAAGCCGGGGCAGTCAGCGGGCTGGACTTCGCCGCGAATTTCTCAAGTGGTGTGCAAAAACGTTCACGCCAGGATGAAGTTGACCGCCTGGCCGAAGCCGGAGCGCGAAAGGTCCAGCCCGGGCTGGATGGATTGGCCCAGCAACTCTTGGCCATTGTCGAGCAGGCCGAGAGCCCGGAGGAGCTGGAACTTTTGTTGATGAAAGAATTTTCGGACTTCTCCGACGATGAAATGACCGAGGCTCTGCGACAGGCCCTTGTAGCCGCGGACCTGTACGGCAGATGGGCGGCCAGGTGA
- a CDS encoding phage minor head protein has product MSTVRPFSLPMRQALKYWAAKIVLDADDFYRLAEDLRGRAFTVGALARANMVNDVYSSLGRALEQGSSFGEWKKSIADVIQASGWDRRRAELIFRTNVQSAFQAGRWKQMQAVKRARPYWRYVSVQDARTRPSHAALHGKVFHADDTFWDTFYPPNGYQCRCTVQTLSERQVEQYGYEVDAGIPGPTLVTDPRTGMETVISPFPDRGWETNQAKEAWTADLSKYPDWMRERLEQVV; this is encoded by the coding sequence GTGAGCACGGTAAGGCCTTTCTCCCTGCCCATGCGGCAGGCTCTTAAGTACTGGGCCGCAAAAATCGTCCTGGACGCGGACGACTTCTACCGTTTGGCCGAGGATCTGCGAGGCCGGGCGTTCACTGTTGGCGCACTGGCCAGGGCAAACATGGTGAACGATGTCTATTCGAGCCTGGGGCGCGCGCTGGAGCAAGGCTCCAGCTTTGGCGAGTGGAAAAAGTCGATCGCGGACGTAATCCAGGCCAGTGGATGGGACAGGCGGCGAGCCGAGTTGATTTTTCGAACAAATGTTCAGTCCGCTTTTCAAGCTGGACGCTGGAAGCAAATGCAAGCCGTGAAGCGAGCCCGCCCCTACTGGCGCTATGTGTCCGTGCAGGACGCGAGGACCAGACCGAGCCATGCCGCTCTGCACGGCAAAGTGTTTCATGCGGATGATACGTTTTGGGATACGTTCTATCCCCCGAACGGCTACCAGTGCCGATGTACAGTCCAGACCCTTTCTGAGCGCCAGGTGGAGCAATACGGCTACGAGGTCGACGCGGGAATCCCTGGCCCTACGTTGGTTACAGACCCGCGTACGGGCATGGAAACGGTGATCAGTCCTTTTCCGGACCGGGGATGGGAGACAAACCAGGCGAAAGAAGCATGGACGGCGGACCTGAGCAAGTATCCGGATTGGATGCGGGAGAGACTGGAGCAGGTGGTTTAA
- a CDS encoding phage virion morphogenesis protein, whose translation MAGAGIDIKLDGLEDVQEMLQGIARRNADLTPAMEGIGEVLVSQIQRSFEAGTAPGGGAWPPSIRARREGGQTLVLSSILKNSINYQAGPSQVSAGTNKVYAAIHNYGGQAGRGRKTKIPARTFIPGQESVDWPEIRNVLESYLMEGQ comes from the coding sequence ATGGCCGGAGCCGGGATAGATATCAAGCTCGACGGGCTGGAAGACGTCCAGGAGATGCTTCAGGGGATCGCCCGGCGCAATGCCGACCTGACCCCAGCGATGGAAGGCATTGGCGAGGTGCTAGTCTCGCAGATCCAGCGTTCGTTTGAAGCTGGGACTGCACCTGGTGGGGGCGCGTGGCCGCCGTCCATTCGAGCGCGACGCGAAGGCGGACAGACCCTTGTGCTGAGCTCAATACTGAAGAATTCGATCAATTATCAGGCTGGGCCGAGCCAAGTGAGCGCGGGCACAAACAAGGTCTATGCGGCGATTCACAATTACGGCGGCCAAGCCGGTCGGGGCCGAAAGACGAAAATCCCGGCCCGTACATTCATTCCGGGCCAAGAGTCAGTGGATTGGCCGGAGATCCGTAACGTGCTGGAAAGTTACCTGATGGAGGGGCAATGA
- a CDS encoding phage protease, which produces MSWINIARVGKFRAMNGEDVDLTPERLDKIASSYDPAKRQAPLVFGHPETNGPAFGWADQVRRVGDVLQAKLGNVSDQVRRVVEQGLYRYVSMSLFPDGGLRHIGLLGATPPAIDGLGEVSFADEAGMTINFSKPTEEDDVELKEALAKIAALEAEIQRLKGNSEFAAQLEEAKTALKAAQTALADERSAKEALGAEFALFQGKVEGANRESRFGKLVAEGKALPGDKKNVLAFAASLAKDTETTLDFAAGDKTEKVGAEEAFWRDLEARPGRDLSGDFASPEQARKDNGSETPADLTSRV; this is translated from the coding sequence ATGAGCTGGATCAATATCGCTCGGGTTGGGAAGTTCCGGGCCATGAACGGAGAGGACGTGGATCTGACGCCGGAGCGTCTGGACAAGATCGCCAGCAGCTACGATCCGGCCAAGCGTCAGGCCCCGCTGGTTTTCGGGCATCCGGAGACCAACGGCCCGGCGTTCGGCTGGGCTGACCAGGTGCGCCGGGTCGGGGACGTGTTGCAGGCGAAGCTGGGGAACGTGTCGGATCAGGTGCGCCGGGTCGTTGAACAGGGGCTGTACCGGTACGTCTCCATGAGCCTGTTCCCGGATGGAGGCCTGCGCCACATCGGGCTGCTGGGTGCGACGCCGCCGGCCATCGACGGATTAGGTGAAGTGAGTTTCGCGGATGAAGCGGGAATGACCATCAATTTTTCTAAACCTACGGAGGAAGACGACGTGGAACTGAAAGAAGCATTGGCAAAGATCGCCGCTCTGGAAGCGGAGATTCAGAGGCTGAAGGGCAATAGTGAATTCGCCGCTCAGTTGGAAGAGGCAAAAACGGCTCTTAAAGCCGCCCAAACCGCCCTTGCCGATGAGAGGTCCGCAAAAGAGGCCTTGGGCGCGGAATTCGCCTTGTTTCAGGGCAAGGTGGAGGGCGCGAATCGGGAATCGAGGTTCGGAAAGCTCGTGGCCGAGGGGAAGGCACTTCCCGGCGACAAGAAGAACGTCCTGGCGTTTGCGGCCTCTCTGGCCAAGGACACCGAGACCACATTGGATTTCGCCGCCGGCGACAAGACCGAGAAGGTCGGAGCGGAAGAGGCGTTTTGGCGAGACCTGGAAGCGAGGCCGGGCCGGGATCTGAGCGGCGATTTCGCCAGCCCGGAGCAGGCGCGTAAAGACAACGGCTCTGAAACTCCGGCTGACCTGACCAGCCGGGTGTAG
- a CDS encoding major capsid protein, whose product MLNIAGLFTRETIIRHLAALPPLKTVVMDTIFTDRPQIHTAMVSTSDILATVHALPFVRRGAPSVPATKEQGSWAWYEPLAARPNVMVTGADLNNLKLMGQGGKEDWARGRTDHLRRGIRKTAEAVCMQALSGRVQWPVQLEGGGWDIFDVDFGAILSLNVAAAAKWDHADCKLADIFETLTDMQEAIEEHGYGSTAEIWAGKTAYNKLFIKAEASETTAKIRVELTDQGINIGGFLIKRRAEKYRNPQTGVMTPAVPDKEVRMIATDAGHRMPYCAVDDLDANLMAMPMFVKPIEIKDPSGYKLVGESKPFPIPNVKGICKALVVA is encoded by the coding sequence ATGCTGAATATTGCAGGACTCTTTACGCGTGAAACGATCATCCGCCACCTGGCGGCCCTGCCGCCGTTGAAGACCGTGGTCATGGACACGATTTTCACGGACCGGCCCCAGATTCACACCGCGATGGTTTCCACGTCGGATATACTGGCGACCGTCCATGCGCTGCCGTTTGTGCGCCGCGGCGCTCCGTCGGTCCCGGCTACAAAAGAGCAGGGAAGCTGGGCTTGGTACGAGCCGCTGGCCGCACGTCCAAACGTCATGGTCACCGGCGCGGACCTGAACAACCTCAAGCTGATGGGCCAGGGTGGGAAGGAAGATTGGGCGCGTGGCCGGACCGACCACCTGCGCCGTGGCATCCGGAAGACGGCGGAGGCCGTGTGTATGCAGGCCCTCTCCGGGCGCGTTCAGTGGCCCGTGCAACTGGAAGGCGGCGGATGGGACATCTTCGATGTCGATTTCGGCGCTATCCTCTCCTTGAATGTCGCCGCGGCGGCCAAGTGGGATCACGCAGACTGCAAGCTGGCCGACATCTTTGAGACGCTGACGGACATGCAGGAAGCCATTGAGGAGCATGGATACGGTTCCACGGCGGAGATTTGGGCGGGCAAGACGGCGTACAACAAGCTGTTCATCAAGGCCGAGGCCAGCGAGACCACGGCAAAGATCCGCGTCGAGCTGACGGATCAGGGGATCAATATCGGCGGGTTCCTCATCAAACGCCGCGCCGAAAAGTACCGCAACCCGCAGACCGGTGTGATGACGCCCGCCGTCCCGGACAAGGAAGTCCGGATGATCGCCACGGATGCCGGGCACCGGATGCCCTACTGCGCCGTGGACGATCTGGACGCGAACCTGATGGCCATGCCCATGTTCGTGAAGCCCATCGAGATCAAAGATCCGAGCGGGTACAAGCTGGTGGGCGAATCCAAGCCCTTCCCGATCCCGAACGTTAAAGGGATCTGCAAGGCGCTGGTGGTAGCGTAA
- a CDS encoding phage protein Gp36 family protein has protein sequence MPYSQISDLTALLPSREILQLADDIGGLNDADLLAAAGVGGDGLTGDQAALRKVLMDAISQADREIDGHVGLVRAVPLAAPPGLVSNMSARLAIANLFNRRPHIDPGPWRDVQAGIRRTLDKIGEGKLSLGAEPGKTSQPEAQGVDVIAPARIFGPGEWRRY, from the coding sequence ATGCCCTACTCGCAAATTTCGGACCTGACCGCCCTGCTCCCTTCCCGTGAAATCCTCCAGCTGGCCGATGACATTGGCGGGCTGAATGATGCGGATCTGCTGGCCGCCGCCGGGGTTGGCGGGGATGGCCTAACGGGAGACCAGGCCGCGTTACGCAAGGTGTTGATGGACGCCATCAGTCAGGCGGACCGGGAGATTGACGGCCATGTCGGGCTGGTGCGGGCCGTGCCTTTGGCTGCCCCGCCCGGGTTGGTCAGCAACATGAGCGCCCGCCTGGCGATCGCCAACCTTTTTAACCGGCGGCCGCATATCGACCCCGGTCCGTGGCGCGATGTCCAGGCCGGGATTCGGCGCACTCTGGACAAAATAGGCGAGGGCAAGCTCAGCCTGGGTGCTGAGCCTGGCAAAACGTCCCAGCCCGAGGCCCAGGGCGTGGACGTGATCGCGCCGGCTCGTATTTTCGGGCCTGGAGAGTGGCGGAGGTATTGA
- a CDS encoding Gp37 family protein: MGVISEIEDQILKILRADDLHAGVKIGSLPLGRNSERIFTFGRAAVWVCYAGSRYGKPQTTSLHVQSRSMRWSVLVLALNYRGDVEAADDALPLLEAVIDSLAGEEVGGNRLSLETDGLIETGKPGIVGYEAMFALDAYLRR; encoded by the coding sequence ATGGGCGTCATTTCGGAAATTGAAGACCAGATCTTGAAAATTTTGAGGGCAGACGATCTGCACGCCGGCGTTAAGATCGGAAGCCTGCCCCTGGGGCGCAACTCCGAGCGGATTTTCACGTTCGGCCGGGCCGCGGTGTGGGTCTGTTACGCGGGGTCCCGGTACGGCAAGCCGCAAACCACGTCGCTGCACGTCCAGAGCCGGTCAATGCGCTGGAGCGTGCTGGTCCTCGCCCTGAACTACCGTGGCGACGTCGAGGCCGCTGACGACGCTCTGCCGCTCCTGGAGGCGGTGATTGACTCCCTCGCAGGAGAAGAGGTTGGGGGAAACAGGCTGAGCCTGGAAACGGATGGGCTGATTGAGACCGGGAAGCCGGGCATAGTCGGCTATGAGGCAATGTTCGCCCTGGATGCGTATCTGAGGCGATAA
- a CDS encoding phage tail tube protein: protein MANYKLTRRTVVLAALESSYADPATAITAANGLLCNMAPEISAEGERIERDPVRDTLSPIGHVIGAKQVPINLTVEAKGGGVVASAVAAPEYEQFLLSCGLVREDLARLTLDGSSAGFLVGEIVKKDLAEVEGRILQIIPEVSGTGDDARPAELIVLQLSGQFADTDTFKGLTSDTSGILDGNPGTAIGYRPESSPALHKSTLVYFFRDGILHKCPGWRGTLSLNIQSGQIPSINFQGRGLWSDPADETMPTPAMLDLVPPTARALGARIAGHTPVFQGLSLELRNEITPRRDLNAPEGIIGFNITNRNPGGSIDPEVSALAGFNPWEAWKTATPGLLHATIGHEMGNRIGLYVPKALYDSVSYGDRDGTVTYDLPFTARADDLGLGGGDDEFWMIYS, encoded by the coding sequence ATGGCAAATTACAAACTGACCAGGCGGACTGTGGTCCTGGCCGCCCTGGAAAGCAGCTATGCCGATCCGGCCACGGCAATCACCGCGGCAAATGGGCTGCTGTGCAATATGGCGCCGGAAATTAGCGCCGAAGGCGAGCGAATCGAGCGAGATCCGGTCCGTGATACTCTCTCGCCTATCGGTCACGTTATCGGGGCCAAACAGGTCCCCATTAACCTGACAGTCGAGGCCAAAGGCGGCGGCGTCGTGGCCAGTGCCGTGGCAGCTCCGGAATATGAGCAATTTCTGTTGTCCTGCGGCCTGGTCAGGGAGGATCTGGCCCGGCTGACGCTGGACGGCAGCTCTGCCGGGTTCCTGGTCGGCGAAATCGTGAAAAAAGACCTGGCCGAGGTGGAAGGGCGAATTTTGCAGATCATTCCGGAGGTCTCCGGCACTGGTGATGATGCCCGGCCCGCGGAATTGATCGTGTTGCAGCTGTCCGGACAATTTGCGGATACAGACACGTTCAAGGGCTTGACCTCAGACACAAGCGGGATTCTCGACGGGAATCCGGGAACGGCTATTGGCTACAGGCCCGAGTCCAGCCCGGCACTGCACAAGAGCACGTTGGTCTATTTTTTCCGGGACGGCATCCTGCATAAGTGCCCCGGCTGGCGGGGCACGCTCAGCCTGAATATCCAGAGCGGACAGATCCCGAGCATCAATTTCCAGGGCCGCGGGCTGTGGAGTGATCCGGCTGATGAGACAATGCCCACACCGGCCATGCTGGATCTGGTGCCGCCTACGGCTCGAGCCCTGGGAGCACGGATCGCAGGGCACACCCCGGTATTCCAGGGCCTGTCTTTGGAGCTGCGAAATGAAATTACTCCGAGGCGGGATTTGAATGCCCCCGAGGGGATTATTGGTTTCAACATCACCAATCGCAATCCAGGCGGTTCCATCGACCCCGAGGTCTCTGCGCTGGCCGGATTCAATCCGTGGGAGGCGTGGAAGACCGCCACGCCCGGGCTGTTGCACGCCACCATAGGCCATGAGATGGGCAACAGGATCGGGCTATACGTCCCCAAGGCTCTGTACGACTCGGTTTCTTATGGCGATCGGGACGGCACGGTCACGTATGATCTGCCCTTCACCGCCCGGGCTGACGATCTCGGACTGGGCGGCGGGGACGATGAATTTTGGATGATTTATTCCTAA